The following are encoded together in the Haliscomenobacter hydrossis DSM 1100 genome:
- a CDS encoding DEAD/DEAH box helicase, which yields MHQSTHQSGFILPDLIRQLKTAGIAAGDQIDALLSSVANFQTISSFDLSKRSKDADSLLCVLHNLIVRGAPTFIPLQIEAELAKHLDCLEDNGSTSECGYRLIEQGNEVLPTCWDALHLIDPRLTREEALINYHTGEERMDSQAEEHFFFEHIPQYLAEGSGDFLLQLFQTQRSMDSIVGKKEAGGFWDQRIDFALEFPYQVDEKRGLCLEVDGPHHLDMAQKTLDHRRDEVALKAGYNTFRFPVGNFGREEHVTQFHKLKAALNHPSIKRFQSNYQNPLYRSAVGRVALQLMLSPMAIARIQLVLAKAIIAGALSLEAETWNIAVLEKDVPCAKLAIDNFMETLRQLVGLEKQQQRLPKIALKVYVTPAFQNFELNRATSLFLDEELSQDETSYDLYIEISTLQRTPMLWRKHNCPSAKNQVQIFSAYHHHEPISLLFSERIQWRELWDDVSKQPIPAAESALTYFLQNIFRKKGFRPGQIPILNWAMQNQSVIGLLPTGGGKSLTYQIAGLLQPCMTLVVDPIKSLMKDQVDGLKRMGIHRTVYINSSLSFKAKQQAQQKMRTGKALFAFVSPERLQMDLFRALLKGMFDHGIYFAYGVIDEVHCVSEWGHDFRTSYLFLGKNLLEHCRTKTGKVTLFGLTATASYDVLVDVQRELSGNEPRHEIPDERIIRHETTIRDEVQFVVDKIEIEDEQLHEIIATSTPQAFAFNINTAIGKLKQERSKFHIEHAADNLSRFLNHPEKVVNADLLQLIYEDSQIPSVESVLQKIRLEELALQNFWLNEGLNAGIIFTPHRKKAFGVEGVQERLALETNVRLGTFMGVNDEDPLVAAEVEQNNLHNQDAFLANQLDVMVATKAFGMGIDKSNIRLAIHNNYPGSIESFVQEAGRVGRDGKMAVSVILFNEKKYQHPNTTEAIDPDFEKQLFFHHLSFKGTIKEKAVLAELLTQIIFPTKSNNALLCAGILPEEKEVSCTVLLSAFGGDHYLWLNDNSGETYGNIRWSNGQINTNNATVEANLALQAMQQLYSQMEESGFLKQPVVDFQNWLNKANPQTPEDGIEKHLVNLEEGASISITIPFQNDHHQIYRQILHLCGPMDPHLNTEIISRNIQSNGRQFLEKLAVILHWATGLDAKILLGANQLKLSAEQFLQRLELQLNSIREKSDTEKALYRLSLIGVIDDYTVDFRTKTFTIKVTKKPVQEYKNHLRNYLSKFYTTRRVEEILEELPSRKGASDIQRILNFLIEFLYEEIAKKRFEAINAMRALCTLGYEGGNIEIKSFIHLYFNSKYAQKEYYLTLDPVSASAYRKLFKTETDNVSLNHWTEGGKNADIDLVFDYMQLMLDDYNGAQINNLKHLRGACTRLLIVYPDNYVLRLLRAYAMILLSERQAKGRIPTELALSDLETGFLQIYQEKSSQKALWEILQAFNTAILHQIDASNTSIRNEIEAIFEQVLLLIHSEWTKTFTQTLSSQLNHIMP from the coding sequence ATGCATCAATCAACCCATCAAAGCGGATTTATACTCCCTGATTTAATTCGACAGTTAAAAACAGCTGGCATTGCAGCTGGAGATCAAATCGATGCATTGTTGTCTTCGGTTGCGAACTTTCAGACCATCTCAAGTTTTGACCTGTCGAAGCGGTCGAAAGACGCCGACAGCCTGCTCTGCGTATTGCACAACCTCATTGTAAGAGGAGCGCCTACGTTCATTCCGCTACAAATAGAAGCAGAGTTAGCCAAGCATCTTGATTGTCTGGAAGACAACGGATCTACCAGCGAATGTGGCTATCGCCTTATCGAACAAGGGAACGAAGTTTTGCCAACCTGTTGGGATGCACTGCACCTTATTGACCCCCGGCTTACCCGTGAGGAGGCGCTTATCAACTACCATACCGGTGAAGAGCGCATGGATAGTCAGGCAGAAGAGCACTTCTTCTTTGAACACATTCCTCAATATTTAGCAGAAGGTTCGGGAGATTTTTTGTTGCAGTTGTTCCAAACTCAGCGCAGCATGGACTCAATAGTTGGGAAAAAAGAAGCTGGTGGTTTTTGGGACCAACGCATAGATTTTGCTCTGGAATTTCCGTACCAAGTCGATGAAAAAAGAGGGCTGTGCCTGGAAGTAGATGGGCCTCATCACCTGGACATGGCCCAAAAAACGCTTGATCACCGCAGAGATGAAGTAGCCTTAAAAGCAGGGTACAATACCTTTCGATTTCCCGTTGGAAACTTTGGCAGAGAGGAACATGTCACGCAATTCCACAAGCTCAAAGCAGCGCTCAATCATCCTTCCATAAAAAGATTTCAATCCAACTACCAAAACCCACTTTACCGTTCAGCCGTAGGGCGCGTCGCATTACAATTGATGCTAAGTCCTATGGCCATTGCTAGAATACAACTGGTGTTGGCAAAAGCAATCATTGCCGGAGCACTATCCCTGGAAGCTGAAACCTGGAACATAGCTGTACTTGAAAAAGACGTCCCCTGCGCCAAGTTGGCCATTGACAACTTCATGGAAACGCTGCGGCAACTGGTTGGCTTAGAAAAACAGCAACAAAGGCTCCCAAAAATAGCGCTAAAAGTATACGTGACGCCAGCGTTTCAGAACTTTGAACTAAACCGGGCAACCAGCCTATTCCTGGATGAGGAACTTAGCCAAGATGAAACATCCTACGATTTGTATATTGAAATTAGCACCCTACAACGTACACCCATGCTTTGGCGGAAGCACAACTGCCCGAGCGCAAAAAATCAGGTTCAGATTTTCTCTGCTTACCATCATCATGAACCCATTTCACTATTGTTTAGCGAACGCATCCAATGGAGGGAACTATGGGACGATGTATCAAAGCAACCCATACCAGCGGCGGAGAGCGCACTGACCTATTTTCTACAAAACATCTTCCGCAAGAAAGGCTTTCGGCCAGGCCAGATTCCAATATTGAATTGGGCCATGCAAAATCAAAGCGTCATTGGTTTGTTGCCCACCGGTGGAGGCAAATCATTGACCTACCAAATTGCGGGACTATTGCAACCCTGCATGACCCTGGTTGTCGATCCGATCAAATCATTGATGAAAGACCAGGTCGACGGGTTGAAAAGAATGGGCATTCACCGTACCGTGTACATCAATTCAAGTTTAAGCTTCAAAGCAAAGCAACAAGCGCAGCAAAAAATGCGCACAGGAAAAGCCCTATTCGCCTTTGTCAGTCCTGAACGCTTACAAATGGACCTATTCAGGGCGTTGCTAAAAGGAATGTTCGACCATGGAATCTATTTCGCCTATGGAGTCATCGACGAAGTACACTGTGTTTCCGAATGGGGCCATGACTTCCGAACCTCCTATCTATTTCTGGGAAAAAACCTGCTAGAGCATTGTCGCACTAAAACAGGAAAAGTGACCCTATTTGGATTGACCGCCACCGCCTCCTACGACGTATTGGTCGATGTACAAAGAGAGCTCTCTGGCAACGAACCCAGGCATGAGATACCCGATGAGCGCATCATCCGGCATGAAACTACCATTAGAGATGAAGTTCAGTTTGTGGTCGACAAAATAGAAATAGAGGATGAGCAGCTGCACGAAATAATCGCAACTTCCACACCACAGGCCTTTGCCTTTAATATCAACACCGCCATAGGAAAGTTAAAACAGGAGCGCAGCAAGTTTCATATTGAGCACGCAGCGGATAATTTGTCTCGGTTTCTCAATCACCCTGAAAAAGTAGTCAACGCGGACCTATTGCAATTGATCTATGAAGACAGCCAAATACCCAGTGTAGAGAGTGTACTTCAAAAAATAAGGCTTGAAGAGTTAGCGCTTCAAAATTTCTGGCTCAATGAAGGTTTGAATGCTGGCATCATTTTTACGCCGCACCGAAAAAAAGCATTTGGCGTTGAGGGCGTACAAGAGCGGCTCGCCCTGGAGACAAATGTTCGACTTGGTACGTTTATGGGCGTCAACGATGAAGACCCATTGGTTGCGGCTGAAGTTGAACAAAACAACCTGCATAATCAAGACGCATTTCTGGCCAACCAACTTGACGTAATGGTGGCCACGAAAGCTTTTGGAATGGGCATCGACAAAAGCAACATCCGATTGGCGATACACAACAACTACCCTGGGTCAATTGAGAGTTTTGTACAAGAAGCCGGTCGGGTAGGACGCGATGGCAAAATGGCAGTTTCGGTGATCCTTTTTAATGAGAAAAAATACCAGCACCCCAACACAACGGAGGCAATTGACCCCGATTTTGAAAAGCAGCTTTTTTTCCACCACCTAAGTTTTAAAGGTACTATCAAAGAAAAAGCGGTGCTGGCAGAATTGCTAACGCAAATTATCTTTCCGACAAAAAGCAACAATGCGTTACTGTGCGCAGGTATTTTACCAGAAGAAAAAGAGGTTTCATGCACAGTTCTACTATCGGCATTTGGCGGCGACCATTATTTGTGGTTGAACGACAACAGCGGGGAAACCTATGGGAACATAAGGTGGTCTAACGGGCAGATTAATACAAACAACGCCACGGTAGAGGCAAATCTGGCCTTACAGGCAATGCAACAACTGTACAGTCAAATGGAAGAAAGTGGTTTTCTTAAACAGCCCGTTGTTGACTTTCAAAATTGGCTGAATAAGGCCAATCCACAAACGCCAGAAGACGGCATTGAAAAACATCTGGTAAACTTGGAGGAAGGCGCATCCATTTCCATAACCATTCCCTTTCAGAACGACCACCATCAAATTTATCGGCAGATTTTGCACCTGTGTGGCCCCATGGATCCGCACCTGAATACAGAAATAATCAGCAGAAATATCCAAAGCAACGGTCGTCAATTTTTAGAAAAATTGGCAGTCATTCTCCATTGGGCAACTGGTTTGGACGCAAAAATCCTGCTTGGTGCGAATCAATTGAAACTATCAGCTGAACAATTTCTGCAGCGGCTTGAATTACAGCTCAACTCTATACGCGAAAAGTCCGATACCGAAAAAGCATTGTACCGGCTCTCGCTCATTGGGGTCATTGATGATTACACCGTAGATTTTCGGACCAAGACCTTTACCATTAAAGTGACAAAAAAACCTGTCCAGGAATACAAAAACCACCTTCGGAACTACCTCAGTAAATTTTACACCACCAGAAGAGTCGAGGAAATCCTGGAAGAGCTTCCAAGTCGAAAAGGCGCATCCGATATTCAACGCATCCTCAATTTCCTCATTGAGTTCCTTTATGAGGAAATTGCCAAAAAGCGCTTTGAGGCGATCAATGCCATGCGTGCGTTGTGTACCCTTGGATATGAAGGAGGGAACATCGAAATAAAAAGCTTTATCCATCTTTATTTCAACTCCAAGTACGCCCAAAAAGAATATTACCTGACCTTAGACCCAGTAAGTGCCTCGGCCTACCGAAAATTATTCAAAACAGAAACGGACAATGTTTCGCTGAACCATTGGACAGAAGGAGGAAAAAATGCGGATATCGACCTGGTTTTTGACTACATGCAGTTGATGTTAGACGACTACAACGGAGCACAAATCAACAACCTTAAACACCTGCGGGGAGCCTGTACCCGTTTGTTGATTGTATACCCGGACAATTACGTTTTGCGGCTACTGCGGGCTTACGCCATGATTCTACTCTCAGAGCGCCAGGCAAAAGGAAGGATACCCACCGAACTTGCACTATCCGACTTAGAAACAGGCTTCCTCCAGATCTACCAAGAAAAATCCAGTCAAAAGGCGTTGTGGGAAATTTTGCAAGCATTCAATACCGCAATACTTCATCAAATCGACGCCAGCAATACCTCGATTCGGAACGAAATTGAAGCCATATTTGAACAAGTGCTGTTGTTGATACACAGCGAATGGACCAAAACCTTTACACAAACCCTATCCTCACAGCTTAATCACATCATGCCATGA
- a CDS encoding helicase-related protein produces the protein MKNMDNKINKKARDKFQQRITKGMIGPGSDTWGLPDEEEIISNQTPIQRYFSGILFPERDLKACPTQLALDDAEIQNQTEPTDDSDKISPAFEQSEDEDNKQEVSESEEDRVSKTNFFPTNIGLSVCLPSSISEIDLLISFGLYYQPKNKDVKIKISEEGYRSFFGEKIPFQLPFKEILRYDDGFMFLDRELKGDLGGKKPRSEEYLAFDQFNSKDNLKDSNARYFIDYLEKLTNIGRIWKRRDFKQNLTIRLKDTVKPIEIPFVSGAHPKTKVGYNVKIIQQDDRQYVKIQLVNLSEKQPANRYSNRNENLNLKSIFQAEIKLTSNNFLPYKEFASDKLMLDDEAKEIDFIYRSINSYAIGHNCSTSWNEDLAEIKTTFMPVLDIKDVTNSFNTGDKKLQHALALKNLTVWGFDQLQVIDHLIYFAQKYGDWINLQDEQNKKEKQREPGEQIIWRQKQNYKRLLDNIEILRNEEVFKAFQIANTSMYIQLIISNDVDFANTEKELSKASIENLNNLEFFKNYDAQSRMDEGKIRFIPTYRPFQLAFLLLNIEGIVYPDCDARKNIVDLIWFPTGGGKTEAYLAVTGLAITFRRMTNKKGYEGTTVIMRYTLRLLTAQQFERASKLITALEFLRKQKEFSAFLKDEPISIGLWVGMGSTPNKLKDAKSQIEEIDNECEKINRKGELIGSPQEKNTFQINSCPWCGTKLITQKANKDGKTIWVHGFRDSKNDFKIICNNIHCTCSRGIPVQVIDELLYEKPPTLLFGTVDKFAMLSWQEKAHKFFNSLDPDKLPPDLIIQDELHLLSGPLGSITGIFESIIEILATKEDGGRTPKIIASTATTRNTEHQVQRLYGNRKVNVFPPSGINYNDSFFASESESSNRRYLGFMPTGKTSVDTQLQILAHLLVARLEVFTNKITKFEINNYWTIVSYYNSLKDVGRTFNKVGDEISSFTSALQNQLLTELGSDKRELAFNYNGLSNRTKELTSRIESNKIKSVLNEIEQPFSIDMIEKSATGNTYLRGVVDLVLATNMISVGIDISRLNIMLMNGMPKNIAEYIQASSRVGRSTKGLVVSLMNPNRAREKSYFENFNNFHQAFYQSVEPLSITPFTENTIEKMLSSLIVSYVRNKVPGMARNGDVVNFRKEMLAPLKRSIKQRFSEDPHATHLFETSLDHLANDWLERIHKAGIKEYKQLLKRPSEKDVEQDWVLMQSMREIDANTFINIKEVF, from the coding sequence ATGAAGAATATGGATAATAAAATCAACAAAAAGGCGAGAGACAAATTCCAACAGCGAATTACCAAAGGTATGATTGGTCCAGGTTCAGATACTTGGGGTTTGCCTGATGAGGAAGAAATCATATCTAACCAAACCCCTATCCAGCGTTATTTTTCGGGAATACTTTTCCCAGAAAGGGACCTTAAGGCTTGTCCAACTCAATTAGCATTGGATGATGCTGAAATCCAAAACCAGACAGAACCGACCGACGACAGTGATAAAATATCACCTGCGTTTGAACAAAGCGAGGATGAAGATAACAAACAAGAGGTCTCAGAATCGGAGGAAGATCGAGTGAGCAAAACTAATTTTTTTCCAACTAATATTGGGCTCTCGGTATGTCTACCCTCTTCAATTTCAGAAATCGATTTACTAATTTCATTTGGACTGTATTATCAGCCAAAGAATAAAGATGTTAAAATTAAAATTTCTGAGGAGGGTTATCGATCATTCTTCGGTGAAAAAATTCCTTTCCAGCTACCTTTCAAGGAAATTCTCAGATACGACGATGGATTTATGTTTTTGGATAGAGAATTGAAAGGTGACCTCGGGGGCAAGAAGCCAAGAAGCGAGGAATATTTAGCCTTCGACCAATTTAACAGTAAAGATAATCTGAAGGACTCCAATGCACGGTACTTCATTGATTACCTGGAAAAACTAACCAATATTGGTCGAATCTGGAAACGAAGAGACTTCAAACAGAACCTAACAATTCGGCTCAAAGATACGGTCAAGCCCATTGAAATCCCATTTGTGAGTGGTGCCCATCCCAAAACAAAAGTAGGATACAACGTAAAAATCATACAACAAGATGATAGACAGTACGTGAAAATACAACTTGTTAATTTGTCTGAAAAACAACCTGCAAACAGGTACTCAAACAGAAATGAAAATCTGAATTTAAAAAGTATATTCCAAGCAGAAATAAAATTAACTTCAAATAATTTCTTGCCCTATAAGGAGTTTGCTTCGGATAAATTAATGCTTGACGATGAGGCAAAGGAGATTGATTTTATTTATCGTTCTATAAATAGCTATGCTATCGGTCACAACTGTTCTACTTCGTGGAATGAAGATCTCGCCGAAATCAAGACGACTTTTATGCCTGTGCTAGATATCAAAGATGTAACCAATAGTTTTAACACTGGCGACAAAAAACTTCAACATGCACTTGCCTTAAAAAATTTGACTGTCTGGGGCTTTGACCAACTACAAGTGATTGATCATTTAATCTACTTCGCGCAGAAATATGGAGACTGGATAAATCTTCAAGATGAGCAAAACAAAAAAGAGAAGCAAAGGGAGCCTGGCGAACAGATTATTTGGCGGCAAAAACAAAACTACAAGCGTCTACTTGACAATATTGAAATACTAAGGAATGAAGAGGTTTTCAAAGCCTTTCAAATTGCCAATACGTCAATGTATATTCAGCTTATCATTTCTAATGATGTTGATTTTGCAAATACAGAAAAGGAGCTTTCGAAGGCATCTATAGAAAACCTAAATAACCTAGAGTTTTTTAAAAACTACGATGCACAATCCAGAATGGATGAAGGAAAGATTCGATTTATTCCAACTTATCGCCCCTTTCAGTTAGCATTTCTACTACTTAATATCGAAGGCATTGTATACCCAGACTGTGATGCCAGAAAGAATATTGTTGACTTAATCTGGTTCCCAACAGGAGGAGGAAAAACAGAAGCTTACCTTGCAGTTACAGGATTAGCAATTACATTTAGGCGCATGACCAATAAAAAAGGGTATGAAGGTACTACTGTAATCATGCGTTATACATTAAGGCTTCTAACGGCTCAACAATTTGAAAGAGCTTCAAAACTGATTACTGCGCTTGAGTTTCTTCGAAAACAAAAAGAGTTTTCTGCGTTTCTAAAAGATGAACCAATAAGCATTGGGCTTTGGGTAGGTATGGGTTCTACACCTAATAAACTAAAGGACGCCAAAAGTCAGATTGAAGAAATAGACAATGAATGCGAAAAAATAAATCGCAAAGGGGAGTTGATTGGTAGCCCTCAAGAGAAGAATACTTTTCAAATCAATAGTTGTCCATGGTGTGGAACAAAGTTGATTACCCAGAAGGCCAATAAAGATGGAAAAACGATTTGGGTTCATGGATTTAGAGACTCGAAAAACGATTTCAAGATTATCTGCAATAATATTCATTGTACATGCTCAAGAGGAATTCCCGTACAGGTTATTGATGAATTATTGTATGAAAAACCACCAACTCTACTTTTTGGTACAGTTGATAAGTTTGCCATGCTCTCTTGGCAAGAAAAAGCGCACAAATTTTTCAATTCATTAGACCCAGATAAGCTTCCTCCGGATCTAATTATTCAAGATGAATTGCATCTATTGAGTGGCCCATTAGGTTCGATTACAGGAATTTTTGAAAGTATCATTGAAATCTTGGCTACCAAGGAAGATGGAGGAAGAACACCAAAAATTATTGCTTCAACCGCCACAACTCGAAATACTGAACATCAGGTTCAAAGGCTTTATGGTAACCGAAAAGTAAATGTATTTCCCCCTTCTGGTATCAACTATAATGATAGTTTTTTTGCCAGTGAAAGTGAGTCCAGCAACCGGCGATATTTAGGATTCATGCCAACCGGCAAAACCTCAGTAGATACCCAGTTGCAAATTCTTGCACATTTATTGGTAGCCAGACTAGAAGTATTTACCAATAAAATTACGAAATTCGAAATAAACAACTACTGGACAATTGTATCATACTATAACAGTTTAAAGGATGTAGGTAGAACCTTTAATAAGGTAGGTGACGAAATCAGCTCTTTCACCTCAGCACTTCAAAATCAACTTCTAACTGAATTAGGTTCAGATAAGCGAGAACTCGCTTTCAACTACAATGGGTTATCTAACAGAACCAAGGAATTAACCAGTCGAATCGAAAGTAACAAGATTAAATCCGTATTAAATGAAATAGAACAACCTTTCTCGATAGACATGATCGAGAAAAGTGCAACGGGAAATACCTACCTCCGAGGCGTAGTAGATTTGGTTTTAGCAACCAACATGATTTCAGTGGGCATCGACATTAGTCGATTAAACATAATGCTGATGAATGGCATGCCTAAGAATATAGCAGAGTACATCCAAGCGTCGAGTCGAGTAGGGAGAAGTACCAAAGGGCTTGTTGTTTCACTCATGAACCCCAATCGAGCAAGGGAAAAATCATACTTTGAAAACTTTAACAATTTCCATCAAGCTTTTTATCAAAGCGTTGAACCATTAAGCATTACACCATTTACTGAGAACACCATAGAAAAAATGCTTTCAAGCCTAATCGTATCATATGTAAGGAACAAGGTACCTGGTATGGCAAGGAATGGTGATGTAGTCAATTTTCGAAAAGAAATGCTAGCTCCTTTAAAACGAAGTATCAAGCAGCGCTTTTCAGAAGACCCTCATGCTACTCATCTTTTCGAGACTAGTTTGGACCATCTTGCAAATGATTGGCTGGAAAGAATTCACAAAGCTGGAATCAAAGAATACAAGCAACTATTGAAACGTCCGTCAGAAAAAGATGTGGAGCAGGATTGGGTGCTAATGCAATCCATGAGAGAGATTGATGCGAATACCTTTATCAACATCAAAGAAGTTTTTTAA
- the drmB gene encoding DUF1998 domain-containing protein: protein MPKYTETQSRKVISSYGGVESIIETPLGALKIEPFNLWPFFKAICEGKLDPQKFIIEDNRLLRRLQSLHGFPKLENFLAIPTDQANPRNKSVPDHANKSISATYFPTWFYCNNCKGFNNLKDWWALWKKVVQKHGEKAEKEKFIPPKCPYCYDKAKTSNSKEGKRRRFYYELEQVRFVMTTPSGDIRDIPWERWNKVKKDNSEPENSEEKEHGLSFDWVNLCCENQELQYIKSTKFSDLTGIRISCKKCNSNNTLSGFFGMRIGNKNGAFKPVLRTSNSCYYPVMISSIYLPVGKEISPEDERRILKWSEKGKDIEFIWEALDEKYTKKSIDGFISGEVSEEFEAENEYRLKEYRFLLDEKSNNTNLIYDSVNFNLLSIFGLGLLIAIKRLKVTTVQVAYTRQEPLNNDQFLSGEKIKNKIEAKYTSEWGNQTTYLPAIESFGEGIFLNLDTEKIDHWLTDVFMNERFRVRMAHLLQNSQSSDLKSIQQKFQSENHLARFVLIHTLSHILIKELEFLCGYPSTSLSERLFINQDQMHGVLIYTVAGTEGSYGGLASQADDQKFARILKSALYRATDCASDPICYNTEDGQGVGGLNLSACYSCCLIPENACEEFNSFLDRSLLIDREYGYFRSVL, encoded by the coding sequence ATGCCAAAATATACTGAAACACAATCAAGGAAAGTGATTAGTTCTTATGGTGGGGTAGAATCAATTATTGAAACTCCATTAGGCGCTTTAAAGATTGAACCATTTAATCTTTGGCCTTTTTTTAAGGCAATATGCGAAGGTAAACTCGATCCTCAAAAATTTATCATTGAGGATAATCGGCTATTAAGAAGACTCCAAAGTTTACATGGATTTCCAAAACTGGAGAACTTTTTGGCTATACCAACAGATCAAGCTAATCCCAGAAACAAGTCTGTTCCTGATCATGCTAATAAATCAATTAGTGCAACTTACTTTCCAACTTGGTTTTACTGTAATAATTGCAAAGGTTTTAACAACTTAAAAGACTGGTGGGCATTGTGGAAAAAGGTAGTTCAAAAACATGGAGAAAAAGCAGAGAAAGAAAAATTCATTCCTCCAAAATGCCCATACTGTTATGATAAAGCCAAAACATCTAACAGTAAAGAAGGCAAAAGAAGGCGTTTTTATTATGAGCTCGAACAGGTACGATTCGTTATGACTACTCCTTCCGGAGATATTCGAGATATACCTTGGGAAAGATGGAACAAAGTAAAAAAAGATAATTCAGAACCTGAAAATTCAGAAGAAAAAGAGCATGGGCTCAGTTTTGATTGGGTCAATTTGTGCTGTGAAAATCAAGAGCTCCAGTACATCAAATCGACAAAATTTTCTGATTTGACAGGCATCCGAATCTCATGTAAAAAATGCAATTCAAACAATACATTGTCAGGCTTTTTTGGAATGAGAATTGGAAATAAAAATGGGGCATTTAAACCAGTCTTGAGAACCAGTAACAGTTGCTACTACCCTGTAATGATTAGTAGTATCTATCTACCTGTGGGAAAAGAAATAAGTCCTGAGGATGAGAGAAGGATTTTGAAATGGTCGGAAAAAGGAAAGGACATTGAATTTATATGGGAAGCTTTAGATGAAAAGTATACTAAAAAATCAATCGATGGTTTTATTTCTGGGGAAGTCAGTGAAGAATTTGAAGCAGAAAATGAATACCGCTTAAAAGAATACCGTTTTCTTTTGGATGAAAAATCAAACAACACAAACCTGATCTATGATTCGGTTAACTTTAACCTCTTGTCCATTTTCGGGCTAGGTTTGCTGATTGCAATAAAGCGGCTTAAAGTCACTACTGTTCAAGTTGCCTACACCAGACAAGAGCCACTAAATAATGATCAGTTTCTAAGCGGCGAAAAAATCAAAAATAAGATTGAAGCAAAATATACCTCCGAATGGGGCAATCAAACAACCTATTTACCAGCCATTGAAAGCTTTGGCGAAGGAATTTTTCTTAATCTAGATACTGAAAAAATAGATCATTGGCTTACAGATGTTTTTATGAATGAACGTTTTAGGGTAAGAATGGCTCACCTCCTTCAAAACTCGCAGAGTAGTGACCTCAAAAGTATCCAACAAAAATTTCAAAGCGAGAACCATTTGGCTAGGTTTGTTCTAATTCATACTTTATCACATATTCTGATCAAAGAGTTAGAATTTCTCTGCGGTTACCCCTCCACCTCTCTTAGCGAAAGGCTCTTCATAAATCAAGATCAAATGCATGGAGTACTGATATATACAGTAGCGGGGACAGAAGGTAGCTATGGAGGACTAGCCTCTCAAGCAGATGATCAGAAGTTTGCCCGGATATTAAAATCGGCTCTTTATCGGGCTACAGACTGCGCCTCTGACCCGATATGCTACAATACTGAAGATGGGCAAGGTGTCGGAGGATTAAATTTGAGTGCTTGTTACTCTTGCTGTTTAATTCCGGAAAACGCTTGTGAAGAATTTAACAGCTTTCTTGATCGATCACTTTTGATTGATCGAGAGTATGGGTATTTTAGAAGTGTACTTTAA